A section of the Polyangium spumosum genome encodes:
- a CDS encoding CARDB domain-containing protein produces the protein MRRSTSSFVTALPVLAALAAGCGSSGGDPTSSGNPPTGSGGAGGAGGQGGDGGEGGIILAGSGGAGGGGGQGGGVDLCVGIQCPDDQRCEVLPDGKPGCVNNECGMLNCLPTEVCEVTPGGGAYCKDIACAQDVECPQNQYCNGTICVDDACVPGTTSCVGDELQACDANGSGVSAQFTCGSTSYYTSICTDDGMGDAACPCEDDWDCPADTACEAGECVGTGKPATCTLPPVPFAEVLPKKEIQWGGTGVVPNNVAVNAPFAGSAQVSMTPVVVNLDDDNGDGLINELDFPEIVFTTYHGTSATAHGVVRAIHGGGPNKGKDYFANAGTNVWHEGEPLNKAWLNTDGIANSTASIAAGDLDGDGVPEIVVPYEVVAGVSTGGLVILDNKGDIITQTAVNTWPSAGHNVPAVAIANVDGKGYAEIVVGKHVFTVDKDPMTNELVFVDKFSGQITVNGNNGQGPIGCIANLVGDNKQEIVVGTTVYRFPTPPAGVGKRADCAAGDTSAFCLGQLEVVWDAQVVNGAVAVPNLQREGFCAVADILGADEAAPPGPDNPPDGKAEVILISRGYLAIYNGETGAQRRFTNLGAGDNGGAPNVDDFDGDGFPEIGTAFGLRYMMIDLQATSASCPAWPNAFDDAIAGDNGNPARDPGGACTTDAECQAGAVCNTAKGSCVCLHNGWMRVTEDNSSRVTASSVFDFNGDGAAETIYNDECWFRIYDGATSAVLFKEHSPSRTRTENPVIADVDNDGNAEIVFASNNDTSSCSAGYNYPNGIAVWGDSSDTWVPARRIWNQHAYHVTNVLESGAIPPLEPESWKLYNGRRYNTYRSNPRSSGVAPDLRVPGMQMSSPDAACGQLSTKLDITVEIRNDGDVRVGPGVVVAFYGEWMGGAPSEPLYADAAQTPLTAVLGTSLEPGQSILVTVNYDATNNSPGTLPEKVRVVVDDTNQERECVEDNNTLEAAVEPGQVQPDLRIDVGAASEGTCPAPTVSATLYNDGSAPASDILVRFYAGDPNQGGTPVHEETIAGPLDPGQSVMLSPKMSNFPPGLLVLIYAVVDPQNTVLECNDGNNKDEANGKVVCGIN, from the coding sequence ATGCGACGATCGACCTCCAGTTTCGTGACGGCGCTCCCGGTGCTCGCCGCCCTCGCCGCCGGGTGCGGCAGCAGCGGCGGGGACCCGACCTCCTCGGGAAACCCACCCACCGGCAGCGGCGGCGCGGGCGGGGCCGGCGGCCAGGGCGGCGACGGCGGCGAAGGCGGAATCATCCTCGCCGGCTCGGGTGGCGCCGGCGGCGGCGGCGGCCAGGGCGGCGGCGTGGACCTGTGCGTCGGCATCCAGTGCCCGGACGATCAGCGCTGCGAGGTGCTGCCGGATGGAAAACCCGGCTGCGTGAACAACGAGTGCGGCATGCTGAATTGCCTGCCCACCGAGGTCTGCGAGGTGACGCCCGGCGGCGGCGCCTACTGCAAGGACATCGCCTGCGCGCAGGACGTCGAATGCCCGCAAAACCAGTATTGTAATGGCACGATCTGCGTGGACGACGCCTGCGTCCCCGGCACGACGAGCTGCGTGGGCGACGAGCTTCAGGCCTGCGACGCGAATGGCAGCGGGGTGTCGGCGCAGTTCACCTGCGGCAGCACCTCGTATTACACGAGCATCTGCACGGACGACGGCATGGGCGACGCGGCGTGCCCCTGCGAGGACGACTGGGATTGCCCGGCGGACACGGCCTGCGAGGCCGGCGAATGTGTCGGTACGGGCAAACCCGCGACCTGCACGCTGCCGCCCGTGCCCTTCGCGGAGGTCCTGCCGAAGAAGGAGATCCAGTGGGGCGGGACCGGCGTCGTGCCGAACAACGTCGCGGTGAACGCGCCGTTCGCGGGATCGGCCCAGGTGAGCATGACGCCCGTCGTCGTGAACCTCGATGACGACAATGGCGACGGCCTCATCAACGAGCTCGATTTCCCGGAGATCGTGTTCACCACCTACCACGGGACCTCGGCCACGGCGCACGGCGTGGTCCGCGCGATCCACGGCGGCGGGCCGAACAAGGGCAAAGACTATTTCGCGAACGCGGGGACGAACGTCTGGCACGAGGGCGAGCCGCTGAACAAGGCGTGGCTGAACACGGACGGGATCGCGAACTCGACCGCCTCCATCGCGGCCGGTGACCTCGACGGCGACGGCGTACCCGAGATCGTGGTGCCTTACGAGGTCGTCGCGGGTGTGTCGACCGGCGGCCTCGTCATCCTCGACAACAAGGGCGACATCATCACGCAGACGGCGGTCAATACGTGGCCCTCGGCGGGGCACAACGTCCCGGCCGTGGCGATCGCGAACGTCGACGGCAAGGGGTACGCGGAGATCGTCGTCGGCAAACACGTGTTCACGGTCGACAAGGACCCGATGACGAACGAGCTCGTCTTCGTCGACAAGTTCTCCGGGCAGATCACGGTCAATGGCAACAACGGGCAAGGGCCCATCGGCTGCATCGCGAACCTCGTCGGGGACAACAAGCAAGAAATCGTGGTGGGCACGACGGTGTACAGGTTCCCCACGCCGCCCGCGGGCGTGGGGAAACGCGCCGATTGCGCGGCGGGCGACACGAGCGCATTTTGCCTCGGCCAGCTCGAGGTCGTCTGGGACGCGCAGGTGGTGAACGGGGCCGTGGCCGTGCCGAACCTGCAACGCGAGGGTTTCTGCGCCGTGGCCGATATCCTCGGCGCGGACGAGGCCGCGCCGCCGGGGCCGGACAACCCGCCCGACGGCAAGGCCGAGGTCATCCTGATCTCGCGCGGATATCTGGCGATCTACAACGGCGAGACCGGCGCGCAGCGCCGCTTCACGAACCTCGGCGCGGGCGACAACGGCGGCGCGCCGAACGTCGACGATTTCGACGGCGACGGCTTCCCGGAGATCGGCACCGCGTTCGGCTTGCGGTACATGATGATCGACCTGCAGGCGACGTCGGCGAGCTGCCCGGCCTGGCCAAACGCCTTCGACGACGCGATCGCCGGCGACAACGGAAACCCCGCCCGCGACCCCGGCGGCGCGTGTACGACCGACGCCGAATGTCAGGCGGGCGCCGTTTGCAACACGGCGAAGGGCTCGTGCGTGTGCCTGCACAACGGCTGGATGCGCGTCACGGAGGACAACTCGAGCCGCGTCACGGCGTCGAGCGTCTTCGACTTCAACGGCGACGGCGCGGCCGAGACCATCTACAACGACGAGTGCTGGTTCCGCATTTACGACGGCGCGACGTCGGCGGTGCTCTTCAAGGAGCACTCCCCGAGCCGCACGCGCACGGAGAACCCGGTCATCGCGGACGTGGACAACGACGGCAACGCCGAGATCGTGTTCGCCTCGAACAACGACACGAGCTCGTGCTCGGCGGGCTACAATTATCCGAATGGCATCGCCGTCTGGGGCGACAGCAGCGACACGTGGGTGCCGGCGCGGCGCATCTGGAACCAGCACGCCTATCACGTGACGAACGTGCTGGAGAGCGGGGCGATCCCGCCGCTCGAGCCGGAGAGCTGGAAGCTCTACAATGGCCGCCGGTACAACACGTACCGCTCGAACCCGCGCTCGTCCGGCGTCGCGCCGGATCTCCGGGTCCCGGGCATGCAGATGTCGTCGCCGGACGCGGCGTGCGGGCAGCTCTCGACGAAGCTCGACATCACGGTGGAGATCCGCAACGACGGCGACGTGCGCGTGGGCCCGGGCGTGGTCGTCGCATTCTACGGCGAATGGATGGGCGGGGCGCCGAGCGAGCCGCTCTACGCGGACGCCGCGCAGACGCCGCTCACCGCGGTGCTCGGGACGAGCCTGGAGCCGGGGCAATCGATCCTGGTGACGGTGAACTACGACGCGACGAACAATTCGCCCGGCACGTTGCCGGAGAAGGTGCGCGTCGTGGTGGACGACACGAACCAGGAGCGTGAATGCGTCGAGGACAACAACACGCTCGAGGCCGCGGTGGAGCCGGGGCAGGTGCAGCCGGATCTGCGCATCGACGTCGGGGCGGCGTCCGAGGGCACGTGCCCGGCGCCGACGGTCTCGGCGACGCTGTACAACGACGGATCGGCGCCGGCGAGCGACATCCTCGTGCGATTCTACGCGGGTGATCCCAACCAGGGCGGCACGCCCGTCCACGAGGAGACGATCGCGGGGCCGCTGGATCCGGGGCAAAGCGTCATGTTGAGCCCGAAGATGTCGAACTTCCCGCCGGGGCTCCTGGTGCTCATCTACGCCGTGGTGGATCCGCAGAACACGGTGCTCGAGTGCAACGACGGAAACAACAAGGATGAGGCGAACGGGAAGGTGGTTTGCGGGATCAATTGA
- a CDS encoding Tim44 domain-containing protein codes for MRRTKRFAALALAAGLGLAAPFLAEDAGARPGGGHTFGGGSGSSSSSSSSRSSSSSSRSSSSSSSPWGGSSGSRSSSSSSSSGTSYYGGESPGFSGPFALVVLGMGVVFFAAGQIFRKYREAHEGWESSQTDAHEARMQAIRRRERARKKAEKEKRLRRPHRTIEAALAALGSEDRHFSRVLFEDFLYALYTEVQAARGKGTLDALGAYLAEGAIVAYSPYPAAEVRDVVIGAIHFGSIVAQSKPTRRIELEVAFEVNYTEVSADGHEQSFWVYERWTLVRDPHVQSRPPEKTRVFGCPSCGAPQGKAIGAKCRYCGAVASAGALDWTVIAIDVEGREPRGPLLTGTTEEVGTDAPTVVASDVQAKWSALTKKDPELGWSSWKARVDAIFRVFHEGWSSQNLELVRPYLSDNLFQAQRYWIETYKKQGLRNVTEDARIVSLDLARVLSDTYYDAVTVRVFASCRDYTVDEDGEVVSGSRTKERAYSEYWTLIRGAERRGAPRVDPVCPSCGAPNAEINMSGACGHCNVHITAGEFDWVLSRIEQDEAYRG; via the coding sequence ATGAGGCGAACGAAGCGCTTCGCCGCCCTCGCCCTCGCGGCCGGGCTCGGCCTCGCGGCACCCTTCCTCGCCGAGGACGCGGGCGCGCGCCCCGGCGGCGGTCATACGTTCGGCGGCGGGAGCGGCTCGTCGTCGTCGTCGTCGTCGAGCCGCTCCTCGTCCTCGTCGAGCCGCTCCTCGTCCTCGTCCTCGTCGCCGTGGGGGGGCTCGTCCGGGAGCCGCTCCTCGTCGTCCTCGTCGTCGTCCGGGACCTCGTATTACGGCGGTGAGTCGCCCGGGTTTTCGGGGCCTTTTGCGCTCGTCGTGCTCGGCATGGGCGTCGTCTTTTTCGCCGCCGGGCAAATCTTCCGGAAATATCGCGAGGCGCACGAGGGCTGGGAGTCGAGCCAGACGGACGCCCACGAGGCGCGTATGCAGGCGATCCGCCGCCGCGAGCGCGCTCGGAAGAAAGCAGAAAAAGAGAAACGGCTGCGCAGGCCCCACCGCACCATCGAGGCCGCGCTCGCCGCGCTCGGCAGCGAGGATCGCCATTTCTCGCGTGTCCTCTTCGAAGACTTTCTGTATGCGCTCTACACCGAGGTCCAGGCCGCGCGAGGCAAGGGCACGCTCGATGCCCTCGGCGCTTACCTCGCGGAGGGCGCGATCGTCGCGTATTCGCCTTACCCCGCGGCGGAGGTACGGGACGTCGTCATCGGCGCGATACATTTCGGGTCGATCGTCGCGCAGAGCAAACCCACGCGCCGGATCGAGCTCGAGGTCGCCTTCGAGGTGAACTACACGGAGGTCTCCGCCGACGGCCACGAGCAGAGCTTCTGGGTGTACGAGCGATGGACCCTCGTCCGCGACCCGCACGTGCAATCGCGGCCGCCCGAGAAGACGCGGGTGTTCGGCTGCCCGAGCTGCGGCGCGCCGCAGGGCAAGGCCATCGGCGCGAAATGCCGGTATTGCGGCGCCGTCGCCTCCGCCGGCGCGCTCGACTGGACCGTGATTGCGATTGACGTCGAGGGCCGCGAGCCCCGCGGCCCCTTGCTCACGGGCACGACCGAGGAGGTGGGCACGGACGCTCCGACCGTCGTCGCGTCCGACGTGCAAGCGAAATGGTCCGCGCTCACGAAGAAGGACCCAGAGCTCGGCTGGTCGTCCTGGAAGGCCCGCGTGGACGCCATCTTTCGAGTGTTCCACGAGGGCTGGTCGAGCCAAAACCTCGAGCTCGTCCGCCCGTACCTCTCGGACAACCTCTTCCAGGCGCAGCGGTACTGGATCGAGACCTACAAGAAGCAGGGCCTGCGCAACGTCACGGAGGACGCGCGGATCGTCTCGCTCGACCTCGCGCGCGTCCTCTCCGACACGTATTACGACGCCGTCACCGTGCGTGTCTTCGCCTCGTGCCGCGATTACACGGTCGACGAGGACGGCGAGGTCGTGTCGGGCAGCAGGACGAAGGAGCGCGCTTACAGCGAATACTGGACGCTCATCCGCGGCGCCGAGCGGCGCGGCGCCCCTCGTGTCGATCCCGTCTGCCCGAGCTGCGGCGCCCCGAACGCCGAGATCAACATGAGCGGCGCCTGCGGCCATTGCAACGTGCACATCACGGCGGGCGAGTTCGACTGGGTGCTCTCGCGTATCGAGCAGGACGAGGCGTACAGGGGCTGA
- a CDS encoding ParA family protein has translation MKTIAFFNNRSGVGKTSLVYHLAWMFHELGRSVLAVDLDPQSDLTAAFLPRERREELWTDHGNGRTMLAAVQPLMNRSGELVRPHVESVATETPGSLSLIPGDLGLSMLEDRLAGAWEGCLADDRAVAGDAFQVVSSFHRVMKLLSSTADVALIDVGPDFGALNRAVLLAADCIVVPLGADVLSLQALRNLGRALPRWRTGWQERLARAPRPHNISLPRGEMCLIGHVIMQHSAREERPVKASRRWIDRIPDLYHELLLGESPPAPSPDTQPLATIRHYRSLMSLAQEARKPMFLLRAVDGAIGSHAAAVQACFRDFERLARRIAERAGISVS, from the coding sequence ATGAAGACGATCGCGTTCTTCAACAACAGGAGCGGCGTCGGCAAGACGTCGCTCGTGTACCACCTCGCGTGGATGTTCCACGAGCTGGGCAGGAGCGTTCTGGCCGTGGACCTGGATCCGCAGTCGGACCTGACAGCCGCATTCCTGCCTCGCGAGCGACGCGAAGAGCTCTGGACGGACCACGGGAACGGTCGAACCATGCTGGCGGCCGTCCAGCCGCTCATGAATCGGTCCGGCGAGCTCGTACGTCCCCACGTGGAGTCGGTCGCGACGGAGACGCCGGGCTCTCTTTCGCTCATCCCCGGCGATCTTGGCCTGAGCATGCTCGAGGATCGGCTGGCGGGCGCGTGGGAAGGCTGCCTTGCCGACGATCGAGCGGTAGCGGGCGACGCGTTCCAGGTCGTGAGCTCGTTCCACAGGGTCATGAAGCTCCTCTCGTCGACCGCGGACGTGGCGCTGATCGACGTGGGGCCCGACTTCGGGGCGCTCAATCGAGCCGTCCTCCTCGCGGCCGATTGTATCGTGGTGCCGCTCGGCGCCGATGTGCTCTCGCTCCAGGCATTGCGTAACCTGGGTCGAGCGCTGCCCCGATGGCGCACGGGTTGGCAGGAGCGCCTCGCCCGTGCGCCTCGGCCGCACAACATCTCTCTGCCGAGAGGGGAGATGTGCCTGATAGGCCACGTCATCATGCAGCATTCCGCTCGAGAAGAGCGCCCCGTGAAGGCATCTCGGCGGTGGATCGATCGGATTCCGGATCTCTACCACGAGCTCCTGCTCGGCGAGTCGCCTCCAGCTCCGTCCCCCGATACGCAACCGCTCGCCACCATCCGCCATTACCGGAGCCTGATGTCGTTGGCCCAGGAGGCCCGAAAGCCCATGTTCCTGTTGCGAGCCGTCGACGGAGCGATCGGCAGCCATGCAGCGGCGGTGCAGGCATGTTTTCGTGATTTCGAGCGGCTTGCTCGTCGAATCGCGGAACGCGCAGGGATATCCGTTTCTTGA
- a CDS encoding ATP-binding protein: MEREELEEMLRDVESDRVERTRSAKDAEKIGQAICAFANDLPNSRKPGYLFMGANDDGSASGLVIKDQLLQSLAAFRSDGDIQPIPSINVQKWSLAGGEMAVVEVLPSDLPPVRYKGLVWIRIGPRKGVASEQDERVLSERRALLARTWDARPCRGSSLADLSLDLFSLTYRTYAVAPEVIEENHRSIEQQLAALRFLDTRESCPTNAGVLLFAKDPLFFVPGAYVQYVHYDGPTQAEDVLRERRFSGDLLSVLRGLDDLAASIEGARPVALPQGGDRTICDYPRRAMHELLVNAVIHRNYDGSSTPVSVNHFSDRIEILSPGGLYPDLTPDQFPGGTSYRNPVLAESAKVLGFVNRFGRGIAIVQAELARNGSPPAVFEPGYNRFLVTVPRRT; this comes from the coding sequence ATGGAACGCGAAGAGCTCGAGGAGATGCTGCGGGACGTCGAGTCCGATCGGGTGGAGCGCACGCGCTCCGCGAAAGACGCGGAGAAGATCGGTCAGGCCATCTGCGCCTTCGCGAACGATCTGCCGAACAGCCGCAAGCCGGGCTACCTGTTCATGGGGGCGAATGACGACGGATCGGCGTCAGGACTCGTCATCAAAGATCAACTCCTCCAATCGCTGGCTGCATTTCGATCGGACGGCGACATCCAGCCGATACCATCCATCAACGTTCAGAAGTGGTCGCTCGCCGGTGGGGAAATGGCGGTCGTGGAGGTGCTCCCTTCCGATTTGCCGCCCGTTCGTTACAAGGGGCTCGTCTGGATACGGATCGGGCCCCGAAAAGGCGTGGCCAGCGAGCAGGATGAGCGGGTCCTTTCGGAGCGACGGGCCCTCCTCGCCCGCACGTGGGACGCGCGCCCCTGCCGCGGCTCCTCGCTCGCAGACTTATCGCTCGATCTGTTCTCGCTCACCTATCGGACGTACGCGGTGGCCCCCGAAGTGATCGAGGAAAACCACCGGTCCATCGAGCAGCAGCTCGCCGCGCTTCGATTCCTCGACACGCGCGAGTCCTGTCCCACGAACGCGGGTGTCCTCCTCTTCGCCAAGGATCCGCTCTTCTTCGTCCCAGGAGCGTACGTCCAGTACGTCCATTACGACGGACCGACGCAGGCAGAGGACGTCCTGCGCGAGCGCCGGTTCTCCGGCGACCTCCTCTCGGTGCTGCGTGGCCTCGACGATCTCGCGGCGAGCATCGAGGGCGCGAGGCCGGTCGCGCTCCCGCAGGGCGGTGACCGAACCATCTGCGACTATCCTCGACGCGCCATGCACGAGTTGCTCGTGAATGCCGTCATCCATCGGAACTACGACGGATCGTCCACGCCCGTGAGCGTCAACCATTTCTCGGATCGCATCGAGATCCTGAGCCCCGGAGGGCTCTACCCCGACCTCACGCCCGATCAGTTCCCCGGAGGGACCTCGTACAGGAACCCCGTCCTCGCGGAGTCCGCGAAGGTCCTCGGGTTCGTCAATCGATTCGGCCGCGGTATCGCCATCGTCCAGGCCGAGCTCGCGCGAAACGGATCTCCGCCGGCCGTGTTCGAGCCGGGTTACAACCGCTTCCTCGTGACCGTCCCGAGGCGGACATGA
- the trpS gene encoding tryptophan--tRNA ligase produces the protein MSESTQQQQPQPKKPVILSGIQPSGQLALGNYVGALKNWVELQHTHDCIFLVVDLHALTVTQVPAELRSRCLSFAAQYIACGIDPETSTIVLQSHVPQHAELAWVLGTMTYMGELSRMTQFKDKSARHEENINAGLFTYPVLMAADILLYQANLVPVGADQKQHLELTRDVAQRFNQRYSETFVMPEPFIPKMGARIMSLQDPTKKMSKSDDNPDNYIAVLDTPDVIRRKFKRAVTDSETEIRFDVEKKPGVSNLLTIHAALTNQPVEAVEAHFAGKGYGDLKSEVADVVVATLEPFQKRYQEVMSDKAGLEQILARGAEKARARAWKTLSKVYRKVGLVPAVAVAKG, from the coding sequence GTGAGCGAGTCGACCCAGCAGCAACAGCCGCAGCCCAAGAAGCCAGTCATCCTGTCGGGGATCCAGCCGAGCGGACAGCTCGCGCTCGGCAACTACGTGGGCGCCTTGAAGAACTGGGTGGAGCTGCAGCACACGCACGACTGCATCTTCCTCGTGGTCGATCTGCACGCGCTGACGGTGACGCAGGTGCCCGCGGAGCTCCGGAGCCGGTGCCTGTCGTTCGCGGCGCAATACATTGCCTGCGGGATCGATCCGGAGACGTCGACGATCGTGCTCCAATCCCACGTGCCGCAGCACGCCGAGCTCGCGTGGGTCCTCGGCACGATGACGTACATGGGCGAGCTGTCGCGCATGACGCAATTCAAGGACAAGTCGGCGCGGCACGAGGAGAACATCAATGCGGGTCTCTTCACGTACCCGGTGCTGATGGCGGCGGACATCCTGCTTTATCAGGCGAACCTGGTGCCGGTCGGGGCGGACCAGAAGCAGCACCTCGAGCTCACGCGGGACGTCGCGCAGCGCTTCAACCAGCGTTACTCGGAGACGTTCGTGATGCCGGAGCCCTTCATCCCGAAGATGGGGGCGCGGATCATGAGCCTGCAGGATCCGACGAAGAAGATGTCGAAGAGCGACGACAACCCGGACAATTACATCGCGGTGCTGGATACGCCGGACGTCATCCGCCGGAAGTTCAAGCGCGCGGTGACGGACTCGGAGACGGAGATCCGCTTCGATGTCGAGAAGAAGCCGGGGGTGTCGAACCTCTTGACCATTCACGCGGCGCTGACGAACCAGCCGGTGGAGGCGGTGGAGGCGCATTTCGCGGGGAAGGGCTACGGCGACCTGAAGAGCGAGGTCGCGGACGTGGTGGTGGCGACGCTCGAGCCGTTCCAGAAGCGGTATCAAGAGGTCATGTCCGACAAGGCGGGGCTCGAGCAGATCCTGGCGCGCGGCGCGGAGAAGGCGCGGGCGCGGGCGTGGAAGACGCTTTCGAAGGTGTACCGGAAGGTCGGGCTCGTGCCGGCGGTGGCGGTGGCGAAGGGGTAG
- a CDS encoding acyl-CoA synthetase, with product MPRFLLAIIGDGAALPGSPAYEAAYEAGLAAVEVGFRVLTGGLGGVMEAACRGARASSRYKEGDTVGLLPGHDPRAANTYVDIAIPTGLGHLRNALVAHADAVVAIGGGAGTLSEMAMAWIHDRIVVGLEIAGWSGELAGVRIDDRQRFPDVPDDYVIPATSGTDAIRQVVTAMAERASR from the coding sequence ATGCCCCGCTTCCTCCTCGCGATCATCGGTGACGGCGCTGCTCTCCCTGGATCTCCCGCCTACGAGGCCGCCTACGAGGCCGGGCTCGCGGCCGTGGAGGTGGGCTTTCGGGTCCTGACGGGGGGGCTCGGAGGCGTCATGGAGGCCGCTTGCCGCGGGGCGCGGGCCTCGAGTCGGTACAAGGAGGGCGATACCGTCGGCCTCCTTCCAGGGCACGACCCACGCGCCGCCAATACCTACGTCGATATCGCGATCCCCACCGGGCTCGGACATTTGCGGAATGCACTCGTCGCCCACGCCGACGCGGTCGTCGCCATCGGCGGCGGCGCAGGCACGCTCTCCGAAATGGCCATGGCCTGGATCCACGATCGAATCGTCGTCGGTCTCGAAATCGCCGGATGGAGCGGCGAGCTCGCCGGCGTCCGGATCGACGACAGACAACGATTCCCGGACGTACCCGATGATTACGTGATCCCCGCCACCAGCGGCACGGACGCCATCCGCCAGGTCGTCACGGCCATGGCCGAACGAGCCAGCCGCTGA
- a CDS encoding PAS domain S-box protein — translation MKALLVASPKADPQPVERLLRDQCSDVTVLPALELEAASSAGVGFVVLLSSEDEQDVAASLAACRLLRSAPDGGPVIFAMATTPEHVEALCDEGVDDFMIWPAIESLLTSRVELLFRRVAQRKKEAVRAGMLGDALRHAERSEQRFRHLAESSTEILARFSPGGVRLYISPACRTVLGYEPDELLGSSILDILHPSDVSKLLEALGALDAGAQVAGAIIRLQRKDGEYAWLETISRPVRDPRTDVIEELVTVSRDITAMIHAEHEKIEAEARLAVIDAIPDPLSVEDDTGRITIANRAFCTLVGKPREEVLGQSADALKPKPLGGKPDRWPQSADEREVALSTPDGATHVLVEKRALLQVRKEERLLVSILRDMSEQRKREAEARIATAATLASGISHEINNPLAYVLNNLGFVSESLGATKSPEVAKALDEAVEGAKRIKVVVRDLRILGEVSREAPPTTNVARAVEAALLLTRGAIEARAQLSSEVADVPPVAGEPARIALAIVGLLLRTTRVLPEGDPKANEVRVVLAPAEGGSVVVEVHDTGRGVSHGADLSLWESVVASHGGRIDVQSAPGRGNRIRLFLPVAS, via the coding sequence ATGAAGGCTTTGCTCGTCGCTTCTCCCAAGGCCGATCCACAACCGGTCGAGCGGTTGCTTCGTGATCAGTGCAGTGACGTGACCGTCTTGCCTGCCTTGGAGCTCGAGGCGGCTTCGAGCGCCGGCGTCGGCTTCGTCGTGCTCCTCTCGTCCGAGGACGAGCAGGACGTCGCCGCGAGCCTCGCGGCCTGTCGACTCCTGCGGAGCGCCCCGGACGGCGGGCCCGTCATCTTCGCGATGGCCACCACGCCCGAGCACGTCGAGGCGCTCTGCGACGAAGGCGTCGACGACTTCATGATCTGGCCGGCCATCGAGAGCCTCTTGACCTCACGCGTCGAGCTGCTCTTCCGGCGCGTCGCGCAGCGGAAGAAGGAGGCCGTCCGCGCAGGCATGCTCGGCGACGCGCTCCGGCACGCCGAGCGCAGCGAGCAGCGCTTCCGCCACCTCGCCGAGAGCTCCACCGAGATCCTCGCGCGTTTCTCGCCAGGCGGCGTCAGGCTCTACATCTCACCAGCATGTCGCACCGTGCTCGGCTACGAGCCCGACGAGCTGCTCGGATCGAGCATCCTCGACATCCTCCATCCCTCCGATGTCTCGAAGCTGCTCGAGGCGCTCGGCGCGCTCGACGCAGGCGCGCAGGTCGCAGGCGCGATCATCCGCCTGCAGCGCAAGGACGGCGAGTACGCGTGGCTCGAGACGATCAGCCGGCCCGTGCGTGATCCTCGCACCGACGTGATCGAGGAGCTCGTCACCGTCTCGCGAGACATCACGGCGATGATCCACGCCGAGCACGAGAAGATCGAGGCCGAGGCGCGCCTCGCCGTGATCGACGCGATCCCGGATCCGCTCTCGGTCGAGGACGACACGGGGCGGATCACGATCGCCAACCGCGCGTTTTGCACCCTCGTGGGCAAGCCACGCGAGGAGGTCCTCGGGCAGTCGGCCGACGCGCTCAAGCCAAAGCCGCTCGGCGGCAAGCCGGATCGATGGCCGCAGTCCGCAGACGAGCGGGAGGTCGCGCTGAGCACGCCCGACGGCGCGACGCACGTGCTCGTCGAGAAGCGAGCGCTGCTGCAGGTCCGCAAGGAGGAGCGGCTGCTCGTGTCGATCCTGCGCGACATGAGCGAGCAACGAAAGCGCGAGGCCGAGGCCCGGATCGCCACCGCGGCCACGCTCGCCTCGGGCATCTCGCACGAGATCAACAACCCGCTCGCGTACGTGCTCAACAACCTGGGCTTCGTGTCCGAGTCGCTCGGAGCCACGAAGAGCCCGGAGGTGGCCAAGGCGCTCGACGAGGCCGTCGAAGGCGCGAAGCGGATCAAGGTGGTCGTGCGGGACCTGCGTATCCTCGGCGAGGTCTCACGCGAGGCGCCTCCGACCACGAACGTGGCGCGCGCCGTCGAGGCGGCGCTGCTGCTCACGCGGGGCGCGATCGAGGCGCGCGCGCAGCTCTCGTCCGAGGTGGCCGATGTGCCGCCGGTCGCAGGGGAGCCGGCGCGGATCGCGCTGGCGATCGTGGGCCTCTTGCTCCGCACGACACGCGTGTTGCCCGAGGGGGATCCGAAGGCGAACGAGGTGCGCGTCGTGCTCGCGCCCGCGGAGGGCGGGTCGGTGGTCGTGGAGGTGCACGACACGGGGCGCGGCGTGTCGCACGGCGCGGATCTCTCGCTCTGGGAGAGCGTCGTGGCCAGCCACGGCGGGCGGATCGACGTGCAGAGCGCGCCGGGGCGAGGGAACCGGATCCGGTTGTTCTTGCCCGTCGCGTCCTGA